CTCCATGACCGCCACGAGGCCCTCGGAGCCAAGTTCGCGGAGTTCGGCGGGTGGTCGATGCCGCTGGAGTACCCGACCGGGGTCGTCAAGGAGCACACCACGGTCCGCGAGACCGTCGGCGTCTTCGACGTGAGCCACCTCGGCAAGGCGATGGTGGCGGGTCCGGGCGCTGCCGAGCTCGTCAACGCCACGCTCTCCAACGACCTGGCCAAGATCGAGCCGGGCAAGGCCCAGTACACCCTCTGCCTCGACGAGTCCGGCGGCATCGTCGACGACCTGATCGCCTACTGGCACGACGACGAGCACGTGCTGCTCATCCCCAACGCCGCCAACGCCGCCGAGGTCGTGCGCCGGTTGCAGGCCGCCGCACCCGCGGGCGTCAAGGTGGTCGACCATCACGACGACTACGCCGTGCTGGCCGTCCAGGGCAGCCGCTCGGACGAGGTGCTGGAGAAGGTCGGCCTGCCGACCGGCCACGGCTACATGTCCTTCGTCGAGGCCGAGCTGCACGACACCGGGGTCGGCGTCGTGGTGTGCCGCACGGGCTACACCGGCGAGCGCGGCTACGAGCTGGTCGTCGTCAACGACGCCGCGGGCGAGCTGTGGGACGCGCTGATGGCCGCCGGCGCCGAGCACGGCATCACGGCGTGCGGCCTCGGCGCCCGCGACACGCTCCGCACCGAGATGGGCTACCCGCTGCACGGCCAGGACATCGGGTTGGACACCAACCCGGTCGAGGCCGGGCTCGCGTGGGCGGTGGGCTGGAACAAGGAGTCCTTCTGGGGTCGCGACGCGGTCGTCCGGGTCAAGGAGGAGGGGCCCAGGCGCCGGCTGCGCGGTCTCGTCGCCCTCGGCCGTGGCATCCCGCGGCCCGGGATGGGGGTCACCCTCACCCACGACATCCCCCTGGCCGACATCACCTCCGGCACCTTCTCCCCGACGCTCAGGAAGGGCATCGGCCTGGCGCTGATCCCGACGATGGTCGCCGAGGACGCGCAGGTCGGCGTCGACGTCCGCGGCCGGCGCGAGATCTTCCAGCTCGTCAAGCCGCCGTTCGTGGACCCGTCTGTCAAGGAGTCCTGACGTGCTGCCCGGACAGCCCCCGACCTTCCGCCCGCCGTCGGCCTCCGAGCGGCCGTGGTGGTGGCGCCTCGAGGACGCCTCGGGCGAGGCCGTCGAGCTCGCCGGCTACTCCGGGGAGCGGTTCGGCACGCAGGGCGACGCCGAGTCGTGGGTCGGCGAGATCTGGGCCGAGCTGGCCGAGCACGGCGTGGCCGCGGTGACCCTGTTCGAGCACGAGCGGCAGGTCTACGGGCCGATGCCGCTCAGCGCCTGAGCCCATCCACGCCGGGTCCGGCTCCGAACCACGGGTCATGGGAGCGGACGCGGACTTCACCCGCTACCTCGACGCCCGCTGGGCCGACCTCGTGGGCGGCCTCGAGGACGAGGGCGTGCCACCCGACGAGGCGCGGCTCGCGGTCGCCGAGACGCTCCTCGCCAGCCGGGGCTCGTGGTCGCGCCGCGTCCGCGAGGAGCAGGTCGACGTCAGCCTGTGGGCCGAGCTCCGTGAGCGCACCGGTCTGCCCGCACGCCCCGGTGAGCCGGTCCCGCACGGCGTACGCCCGTTCGACCCGCGCGACACCCCCGCCGAGTGGCTGACCCGGGCGGAGGCGGCCCGACGCGCCCGCCGCGCCCGCGGCGCCAGGCGGGCCGTCGCCGGCCTGCTCGTGGCGGCCCTGCTCGCGGCCGGGTGGGTGTGGTGGGCCGCCCGGCCGGCACCGGTCGAGGTGCGCCGGGAGGCTAACCCCCTGCCGGTGGTCTGGTACGCCCAGAACGAGCTGCACCTCGACGACGTGGTCGTCGGCCTGGCGGGCGTCGAGGAGTTCGTCTCCTGGGGCTCGGGGGCCGCCGCGCGGCTGCGCTCGGGGGAGGTCGTCCGCGTCGACGCCGACGGTGACGTCCACGGCACCGACGCCCCGCCCGCGCAGCTCGACGACCCGCCCGAGGCTCCTCCGC
This genomic stretch from Nocardioides renjunii harbors:
- the gcvT gene encoding glycine cleavage system aminomethyltransferase GcvT; translated protein: MAATLKQSPLHDRHEALGAKFAEFGGWSMPLEYPTGVVKEHTTVRETVGVFDVSHLGKAMVAGPGAAELVNATLSNDLAKIEPGKAQYTLCLDESGGIVDDLIAYWHDDEHVLLIPNAANAAEVVRRLQAAAPAGVKVVDHHDDYAVLAVQGSRSDEVLEKVGLPTGHGYMSFVEAELHDTGVGVVVCRTGYTGERGYELVVVNDAAGELWDALMAAGAEHGITACGLGARDTLRTEMGYPLHGQDIGLDTNPVEAGLAWAVGWNKESFWGRDAVVRVKEEGPRRRLRGLVALGRGIPRPGMGVTLTHDIPLADITSGTFSPTLRKGIGLALIPTMVAEDAQVGVDVRGRREIFQLVKPPFVDPSVKES